The nucleotide window GTTTGGGCTCAGAGCGAGCGGTTTGGGCTCAGAGCGAGCGCAGCACCTCAAGATCCTCGGGTTCGAGGGCAGTGGGAACGCCCCGGCGCAGGGTCTCCGAGAAGCCCTCATCGCGGTTGAGCACAGTGAGTAGGTAGAGGCGGTCGGGACCAGGATTTTCGAAATCGTGGATGGCATCGGCAGGAACCACCACGAAGTCGCCGGTATTCGCCGTGATCGAGCGTTCCTCGATGTGGAAGATCACCGTCCCCCGCAGCACGAAATAAAACTCTGCGGAGTGATGGTGGGTGTGCAACGGCACCCGATCGCAGGGATCATGGATTTCCAGAAACAGGCTGACCGCTTCTCCAGAGCCGCGGTCGTCATCCCCATCGGCGGGTGAGCTGAGCAGGGCGAGAAAACAGTGGTCCTGATCGTTAAAGCGGTAACCCTGCAGCTGTTCAGGGTGAATGATGCGCGGCAGCATGGCCCGGGGCCGGTGTGGATTCAGGATGGATGCTGCTCGTGTAGCTGTCTTGGCTCCGTTGCGTTCTGCTCACCCTGCCGATCGGATCATCGTGGCCCTGGATGGCATGGCCCCACCTCAGGCCCTGGCGTTCGCAGCTCAGGTGCAAGGGCTGCGCTGGGTGAAGGTTGGCCTGGAGTTGTTCGTGCAGGCTGGGCCTGAGGTGGTGACCCAGCTGCGCGATCGGGGCCTGCGCGTGTTTCTGGATCTCAAATTTCACGACATTCCGGCAACGATGGCGGGAGCCTGCCGGCGGGCCGCGGCGCTGGGGGCCGAGCTGATTACGGTGCATGCCTGCGCCGGCAGCGAAGCACTTAAGGCTGCGCAGGCAGCGTCGGTAGAGGGTGCCCAGCAAGAGGGTCTCAACGCTCCAATTTTGCTAGCGGTGACGGTGCTCACCAGCTGGGAGGAGCAGTGTCTGCAACGGGAACTCGCCATTGCCCAGGGCATCGCCGAACGGGTGCCGGCGTTGGCTCAGCTCTCGGCTGCCGCCGGCATCGGTGGCTGTGTGTGCTCACCTTTGGAGGCCGCGGCATTGCGGGCCCAGCACCCTGAGCCGTTTGCGTTGGTGACGCCGGGGATTCGCCCCAAAGGGGCAGCGGTGGGCGATCAGGCTCGGGTGATGGGGCCTGCCAAAGCGATTGCAGCCGGCGCTAGTCAGCTGGTGATCGGTCGGCCGATCACCAAGGCTGAGGATCCCAGCGCTGCGTTTGCGGCCTGCTGCGATGCCTTGGGTTGACTCTGTTCTGTTCCAACGTCGAAACCTGCAGCTGAGGCCCCCTAACAGCGGCGCTCAAGGTTTCTGTCCCACCTTTGGTTCGCTGCCGTCGATCAGGCGCTGCAGGTTGCTGCGGTGGCGCCAGAGCACCAGCACCATCGCCACCACCGCCACCAGGATGTAAGGGGGGCTGCCAGTGGAGAGCACCATCAGCAGGGGCAGGCTGAGGGCGGCGATCACGCTGGCCAGCGACACGATCCGGCTCAGGCTAAACACGGCCATGAACACCCCGAAGCAGGCCAGGCCCACCGGCCAGGCCAGGCCCAGAAACATCCCGAAGCCGGTGGCCACTGCCTTGCCGCCCTTGAAGCCCAGCCACACCGGCCAGATGTGACCGGCCAGGGCCGCCAGACCAGCCAGCACCTCCAGCCAATTGCGCATCAGCTCCATCCCCACCAGGCCTTCGCTGAGGGCCCGGGCCAGCAGCACAGCCGCCGCTCCCTTGCCCACATCCACTAGAAAAACAACGAGGGCCGGACCCTTGCCCACATTGCGCAGCACGTTGGTGGCGCCGGTGGACCCCGATCCGATCGTGCGCAGGTCGATGCCCTTGCACCAGCGTCCCGCCAGGAAGCCGCTGGGGATGGAACCGAGCAGATAGCCCAGCAGCAAAGAGATGAAGCCCATCACAGCAGGTCGTCGATGGTGTCGGTTTCGCCTGGTCCGGCAGCAAAGGCCAGCCAGAGCGGGAACTGAAGCACGGGAATGTCCACCACCTGTTCTGAGGCATCGATCAGGATCAACGGCACCTCGCCCCGTTCCTCCAGACGGTCGGCCCGTTCCACCAGGGCGTCACCTCGTTCAAAGAGCACGATGCCGCTGTTGGGTCCGAAATCCTCTCGGCTCAGGCCCAGGGCATCCTGCAGGCCCCGTCGCCAGTCGCCGAGCCGTTCGGGTTGGCCTGCCAGCACCAGGGTCTGGAATTGATCGCCGTAGAGCTCACCGATCACCGCGATCAGCGCGGCCGCCAGCAGCACGTTGCGGGGCCGGCTGCCGCGGCTGGGCTGAGCCCCGCGTCCTCCCTGATTGAAGAACCAGTCCTCGAGCACGGCGGTGTCAGCTGCGTCCAGGCTGCGGCGCAGTTTCCAGGGGTCGGCGTAGAAGTCGGGCTGCTCCAGGAAGCCTTTGAGGTTGGCGCGGATCAGCTCCTCGTCGGGGCGGAAGGTGTCGGCCAGTGCCGGTGCTGCGCCTGCGTTGGCCCCCTGATCGGCGGCATCGGCTGCGGCCTGCGCGTCCAGAGGCGAGGGCTGCACCACCACCGGCTGGACCACTAGGTCGAGTGTTTCCACCGACTGGGCCAAGCCCTGGAGGGCACCGCCCAGGTAGTCCTGGAAGCCCTTCACGCGTCGGGCGATCGCATCGGATTGCCCGGCGAAGCTGGCGGCCATCTCCGTTTCCAGCTGCTGTTTGCGTTGCGTTAGGGCCTCGATCTCCTGTTGCAGAGCGTCGCGTCGCTCCTGGAGTTCGGTGAGGGCCAGTTGGATCAGGGGATCGTGGCCCTGGGGTTGAGGGTCTAGCTCCTGGGTGGCCGGGTCTTGTGGCGTCAGATCGGTGTCGTCAGGCATGGCGCACTTGTCCTTTCACTATTCCAGCTGATCGCCGACTATCTGGCACGGTCGGCACGTCTTCGTGTTGGTTTGGTTTCTTTTGCGTAACGTGAGCGTGTTTAATCAGCTGTCTCTCGGGGCTTCGGTGTTTCCAGGGCCCCCACCCGCTGCACCAGCTGCTCGCGTAGTTCCGCTGGGTTAAACAGGATTGGTAGAAAGTGGATGCTGTTCACTTCGCGGAAGTACAGCAGCCCCGGCAACCAGGCTGCAAACAAGCGCCAGCTCTGCCACTCCGTGTAGGGAAAGCGACGCAGTTCGTTCTGTCCCCGCCACACCACCAGCATGTCGGCCGTGAACTCCAGGCGCAGGCTGTAGGTCTGCACAAGCAAAAACAGGCCAAACAGCCCTACCACCAGGGTGGGCCACGGGCGAAGTGGCAGGGGCAACAGCGTGGCGCTGAGCATGATGATCAGCAGCGGCAGCCGCGGACTCGGAGAGATGCTCACCGGATCTTTGCCGGTGGTCGCTGGCGCTGGGGGAGTGTCGCTCATGGAATGTGGAGCCTCAGCCGAAGAGAAGTTGGGTGAGCACGGTATCCATCAGAGCCACAGTCACCAGAATCATCACCACGGCTCCGGTGGTGCTGGTGCCCACCTCCTTCGGGCCGCCCGCTGTGGTCATGCCCCAGCCGCAGGAGAGGACGGCGATCTGTAGGCCGAACACCAGAGCCTTGATCAGCATGAACGGAATGTCATCGGGCATCAGCCAGCTGCGCACCGACGACCAGAACACCTGCGGAGGAATCATGTACAGCTCGGTGCTGCTCCACTGGGCGCTCCAGATGGCCACACCGAAGAACAGAAGGCACTGCACCGGTGCCATGACCACCATGGCGATCAAACGCGGTACCACCAGATACTCCACCGGGTCGGTGCGCAGCATCGTGATCGCATCGATCTGCTCGGTCACCTTCATGGTGCCGAGCTGGGCGGCATAGGCCGTAGCTACCTTGCCCGTGAGCAGGGTGGCGGTGAGCAGCGGCGCGATCTCACGTGCCAGTCCCACCGCCAGCACGCCGCCAACCGTGGCACTGGCGCCCATGCTGCTCAGCTCCTTGGTCACCTGGATGTTGAACACCGTGCCCGCTGCCAGGGAGGTGATGATCACGATCAGGAAGCTTCCCGGTCCTGCCTCCTGTAGTTGATCCAGAAGGTCGACGGTATTAATGCGACCCCGGACGGTGGCGGTCACTGCCTGCCCGCCGATGATCAGGCTGCTCCCAAGCCTGTTCAACCAGCGGGGGGATTTAAAACGAAGCCGGAGCGGGGGGAAGGTCATGCACGTTGCAGGTGAGCGCCGCGGTCGGGCCAGCTTCGCATCACCAAGAGGCCGAACATCACAAGGATGGCGGGAATCAGGCCCATGCTCATGCGAATGGCCAGCAATGCCATGGCCGGCTGTTCGATGAAATCCATGGCCCCACTGCAGGCCTCGCTGGAGATGTAGCCAGTGAGAGACAGCAAGACGCCGAACACGCTCATGCTCACGCCGATAATCAGCTTCTGGCCGAACACCATCCAGGCGGTGTAGAGGCCTGCGGGGTGGGTTGGATCGGCATCGATCGCGTCCGGCAGAAGCGACCAGGGAATCAGGTAGGCGGTGGAGGCTCCAAGCCCCACCAGCATGATCAGGCCGATCAGGGGAATCAGTTCAGCACCGCTTCCGCCGTGCTGCAGCGGTGGGAACGCCATCGACAGCAGACAGGCCAGGATCCAGAGACTTCCGCCCCAGCGCAGCGCTATCAAACGGCCTTTGCGGTTCGACAGCAGGCTCCAGATCTGTAGGCCCGCCAGGGCGCTTAGCTGAAACGGCAGCAGGATCCAGGTGGACAGATTCGGGGGCACGTGCACCACCTGCACCAGCCAGATCAAGGCCACCACCTGCATCAACTGCAGGCCAAACCAAAGCAACAGATACAGCCCCAGAACCATCAAGAAGCGGGGGTTGGAACGGATCCTCTTGAATTGCTCCAGGGGTGGTTCGCTCTGGTTGCTGGGTCGTTGGGCCCGCTTGGCAAACGGGGCCAGACCCCAACAGCAGGCCAGGGTGGCCACGGCGGCGATGGTGCCGGTGATCCGGCCCATGCGCAGGTAGCCCTCGGCGCCATCGCTCAGCACCAGCGAGGCCACAATCAAGCCGCTCAGTCCGGCCAGGATCGACCCCGTGAAGCGCGCGGCATTCAGGCGAGTGCGGATAGAGGTGTCGGGGGTGAGTTCGGTGGAGAGGGCCGCATAGGGCAGATTCACGCTGGTGTAGGCGCTCATCAGCAGGATCGCCATCACCACGTAGTAGAGCGTGCGCTGGGTCAAGTCCCCCTCCGGAACCCACCACATCGCGGCCAAGCTGATTCCCAGGGGCAACGCCGCTCCCAGCATCCAGGGGATGCGTGGTCCCCAGCGGCTTTGGGTGTGGTCGCTCATCCAGCCGATCAAGGGATCGTTGATCGCATCCCACACCTTGATCACAGTGAGCAGCGAGCCGGCAATGAACGCAGGCAGCCCTGCCGCGCAGGTGAAGAATGGGAAGAGATAGAAGCCGAGCTGAGTCGCGGCCAGTCCGGTGCCCGCATCTCCCATCCCGTAGGCGAGCATCAGGCGTTGTCGGGATCCTCCGGGAACGGTGGTCTTGTTCATCAAGCCAGGGGAGGGGGCAGGCGGACCGTCATAATGGTTGAGCATGCATCCAGGAACACCATCCACTTCGGGTGGCCAGTTCGGATGTATTAATGCGGGCGTAGTTTAGTGGTAAAACCTCAGCCTTCCAAGCTGATGATGCGGGTTCGATTCCCGCCGCCCGCTTTGAAACACCTCATTGAATTCACAGCATCGCTGTTTACCAGAGGTATTGCTTCCCTTTGATTAGAGCCTGAGGCTGTTTGCATACTCTCCGGCCACCATCACCACAAGGCTCCTGGCCTCCAGCGGTACTCCCGGTGGTGTCCAGGGTTCTGGATGGGCCGGTAGGTCCTGCCCTGGAGGCAGTGCCGTATCGATCAGGCGATGCCACGGTGTGGTGGCCTCTGGCAGGTCGAAGTGCATCGCCTTGAAGTAGGCGTTGAGCCCTGCCCAAAGCACCGCTCCCTGGTTGCCCTTGTGCACACTCAGCGCCAGGCAGTGCGACCAGCTGGCCCAGTCGGGCTTGCCAAGTTCCACGCCATGCCACTGACGCCAGTAGCCATCAGTGTCGCTGCTGAACCGCTGCGGCTTTTCGCTGTGGCCCACTAGGGGGTTGAACAGATCAGCGAGTTGACGGCGTACGACGAGCAGTCGCTTCACATAGGTGAGCAACTCCATGTCGCAGTGATCATCTGACCAGATCATCCAGCTCAGCGGAGTGTCCTGACACCAGGTGTTGTTGTTGCCTCCCTGGCTGCGACCCACTTCATCCCCCATCAAGAGCATCGGCACACCGCGGGCCAGCAGCAGGGTGCTGAGCATGTTGCGCTGCTGGCGGCGGCGCAGAGCCGTCACCGCATGGTCGGTGGTCGGTCCTTCCACACCGTGGTTCCAACTGATGTTGTGGTTTTCGCCATCGCGGTTGTCCTCGCCGTTCGCGAGGTTGTGTTTGCCGTTGAAGCTCACCAGATCCATCAGGGTGAACCCGTCGTGAGCGGTCAGCAGATTCACCGAACGACCCAGGTTCACTGGCTTGCCCTCATAAAGGTCCGGGCTGCCACGCAGTCGCTGCCCCATGGCCCAGGTGCTGTCTTCGTCTCCTTTCCAGAAGCCGCGCAGGGCGTCGCGGAACCGCCCGTTCCAGGTGCCGATGCGCTGGGCCGGAAAGTCGTTGAGCCGGTAAAGCCCGCCGCAGTCCCAGGGCTCACTCACCATCTTCAGATCGCTGAGGAGGGGGTCGGCCTCCATCGCTTCCAGCAGTGGTGGCTGCTCGAGGGGTTTGAGTCCTTCCCCCCGGCTCAGCTCGATTCCTAAGTCGAAACGGAAGCCATCCACCCCCAGTTCGATAGCCCAGCAACGGAGCGACTCCAGAATCAGGGCGCGGGTGAGGGGCTGATGGGCCGCGATCGAGTTGCCGCAGCCGCTGACATCGAGATAATCGCCTTTGCTGGTTTGGTGGTAATAGATCTGATCGCCCAAACCCCGCCAGCTCAGGGTGGGGCCATTGCGGTTGCCTTCGGTGGTGTGGTTGTAAACCACATCAAGTAGAACCTCGAGGCCGGCGTCGTGGCAGGCGGCGACCAGCTCCCGCATCTGCTTGCGGGCCTCAAGAGGGTCGCCCCCGCAGATGTAGCCCTGATGCGGAG belongs to Synechococcus sp. WH 7805 and includes:
- a CDS encoding cupin domain-containing protein, with product MLPRIIHPEQLQGYRFNDQDHCFLALLSSPADGDDDRGSGEAVSLFLEIHDPCDRVPLHTHHHSAEFYFVLRGTVIFHIEERSITANTGDFVVVPADAIHDFENPGPDRLYLLTVLNRDEGFSETLRRGVPTALEPEDLEVLRSL
- the pyrF gene encoding orotidine-5'-phosphate decarboxylase, coding for MDAARVAVLAPLRSAHPADRIIVALDGMAPPQALAFAAQVQGLRWVKVGLELFVQAGPEVVTQLRDRGLRVFLDLKFHDIPATMAGACRRAAALGAELITVHACAGSEALKAAQAASVEGAQQEGLNAPILLAVTVLTSWEEQCLQRELAIAQGIAERVPALAQLSAAAGIGGCVCSPLEAAALRAQHPEPFALVTPGIRPKGAAVGDQARVMGPAKAIAAGASQLVIGRPITKAEDPSAAFAACCDALG
- the plsY gene encoding glycerol-3-phosphate 1-O-acyltransferase PlsY produces the protein MGFISLLLGYLLGSIPSGFLAGRWCKGIDLRTIGSGSTGATNVLRNVGKGPALVVFLVDVGKGAAAVLLARALSEGLVGMELMRNWLEVLAGLAALAGHIWPVWLGFKGGKAVATGFGMFLGLAWPVGLACFGVFMAVFSLSRIVSLASVIAALSLPLLMVLSTGSPPYILVAVVAMVLVLWRHRSNLQRLIDGSEPKVGQKP
- a CDS encoding DUF3086 domain-containing protein; translated protein: MPDDTDLTPQDPATQELDPQPQGHDPLIQLALTELQERRDALQQEIEALTQRKQQLETEMAASFAGQSDAIARRVKGFQDYLGGALQGLAQSVETLDLVVQPVVVQPSPLDAQAAADAADQGANAGAAPALADTFRPDEELIRANLKGFLEQPDFYADPWKLRRSLDAADTAVLEDWFFNQGGRGAQPSRGSRPRNVLLAAALIAVIGELYGDQFQTLVLAGQPERLGDWRRGLQDALGLSREDFGPNSGIVLFERGDALVERADRLEERGEVPLILIDASEQVVDIPVLQFPLWLAFAAGPGETDTIDDLL
- a CDS encoding DUF3119 family protein, translated to MSDTPPAPATTGKDPVSISPSPRLPLLIIMLSATLLPLPLRPWPTLVVGLFGLFLLVQTYSLRLEFTADMLVVWRGQNELRRFPYTEWQSWRLFAAWLPGLLYFREVNSIHFLPILFNPAELREQLVQRVGALETPKPRETAD
- a CDS encoding ABC transporter permease; this translates as MTFPPLRLRFKSPRWLNRLGSSLIIGGQAVTATVRGRINTVDLLDQLQEAGPGSFLIVIITSLAAGTVFNIQVTKELSSMGASATVGGVLAVGLAREIAPLLTATLLTGKVATAYAAQLGTMKVTEQIDAITMLRTDPVEYLVVPRLIAMVVMAPVQCLLFFGVAIWSAQWSSTELYMIPPQVFWSSVRSWLMPDDIPFMLIKALVFGLQIAVLSCGWGMTTAGGPKEVGTSTTGAVVMILVTVALMDTVLTQLLFG
- a CDS encoding MFS transporter, which translates into the protein MNKTTVPGGSRQRLMLAYGMGDAGTGLAATQLGFYLFPFFTCAAGLPAFIAGSLLTVIKVWDAINDPLIGWMSDHTQSRWGPRIPWMLGAALPLGISLAAMWWVPEGDLTQRTLYYVVMAILLMSAYTSVNLPYAALSTELTPDTSIRTRLNAARFTGSILAGLSGLIVASLVLSDGAEGYLRMGRITGTIAAVATLACCWGLAPFAKRAQRPSNQSEPPLEQFKRIRSNPRFLMVLGLYLLLWFGLQLMQVVALIWLVQVVHVPPNLSTWILLPFQLSALAGLQIWSLLSNRKGRLIALRWGGSLWILACLLSMAFPPLQHGGSGAELIPLIGLIMLVGLGASTAYLIPWSLLPDAIDADPTHPAGLYTAWMVFGQKLIIGVSMSVFGVLLSLTGYISSEACSGAMDFIEQPAMALLAIRMSMGLIPAILVMFGLLVMRSWPDRGAHLQRA
- a CDS encoding glycogen-debranching protein, which produces MSAILRGRPWPLGSTITPRGVNFSVAAPQANRVELLIFSSGDAPSPDRIIDLDVHTHRSGDYWHAEVEGLKAGCLYGYRVFGPLAPGGHGFRPAKVLLDPCARGIDGWSVYQREMATGASPNTDCCLKGVVCERDAFDFDAHPRPRHDWQQTVIYEMHVGGFTRRSDSGVAPERRGTLLGVIDKIPYLKDLGVTTIELLPVQAFDPDDAPPGRDNAWGYSPLSWFTPHQGYICGGDPLEARKQMRELVAACHDAGLEVLLDVVYNHTTEGNRNGPTLSWRGLGDQIYYHQTSKGDYLDVSGCGNSIAAHQPLTRALILESLRCWAIELGVDGFRFDLGIELSRGEGLKPLEQPPLLEAMEADPLLSDLKMVSEPWDCGGLYRLNDFPAQRIGTWNGRFRDALRGFWKGDEDSTWAMGQRLRGSPDLYEGKPVNLGRSVNLLTAHDGFTLMDLVSFNGKHNLANGEDNRDGENHNISWNHGVEGPTTDHAVTALRRRQQRNMLSTLLLARGVPMLLMGDEVGRSQGGNNNTWCQDTPLSWMIWSDDHCDMELLTYVKRLLVVRRQLADLFNPLVGHSEKPQRFSSDTDGYWRQWHGVELGKPDWASWSHCLALSVHKGNQGAVLWAGLNAYFKAMHFDLPEATTPWHRLIDTALPPGQDLPAHPEPWTPPGVPLEARSLVVMVAGEYANSLRL